In the genome of Streptomyces sp. Tu 3180, the window GAGCACGGGGAGCCACCGCTGGTACCGGTGCGGCCCGCCGTGGCCGCGTCACTGGTCGGCGTGGCCGGCGCGGAGTCGCTGGCCAACGGTTCCCGCCCCGTCCCAGTGCCTGTCATGACGACCGATCCGGGGAGCCACCCAGACAGTGCCTGATGTCGACATCTGACACCAGTGACGCCGGACGGGGACGTACGCCGGCGTCTCCGTCCGACTGTCGCTCCGGCCGACGACCACAGCCGGAAAGGGCTCGAACCGGACTGCTGAAGCGGGTGTCGCAGGTTCGCCTCCTGCCGGGGGCACAGAGGAGAAGGGCCGGCTCAGGAGGGGTTCTCTCCCTGGCTGGTCCCTCGCCGTCCCGGGCTCCGTGCCCCACGCGTGCCAGGACCTCGTCGAGCACTCGCCGCTCAACCGGCAAAGACGGTGCCACAAGGGTCCACCACGGGTCGGCCCACCACGTCCCGGGGCCTCCGCGGCTCAGCGGAACTCGTGAACCACCTGGATCCTGCCAACGATGTGGGCGTTGAACTCGTCGAGTTCCTCGGCCGGCACCCACAACTCGAGGATCGTCCGTCCGCCTGCCTGCCGGACCGGATACCTGCTCAGGAAGCCGGAGCCGACTTCGAAGCGGGTGACGAAACCGGCGCCGTCGTGCTTGACGTTCCAGTCCCGTGCGATCGTGACGGCGTAGGCCTCGTTGAGGACCGGGTAGAAGATCGGCTGTTCGGGAAGCCGGGGCGGCCAGGCACGCCAGTCCAGCTCACGCACCAGCTCCAGTTCCTCGGGACCGGTGGGCCGCCACAGGGTCGTCGTTTCTTGCCGGCTGGTCACGGGAACTGCTTTCTGGACGAGGCAACCGCCGATGCGGTCCACCGGGAGCCCGACGGTATCGGCGGTCCGAGTACGGCGGCCACCGAGTTCCGGGCTTCGCTCCACCGTTGCCACCAGCAGCCGCGGAACGCCCCACGGCGGCAGCGGCTGTGACGGACACCGTGTCCGGTGCGGGACCGACGGAGCACTTCAGAAGCTGGACTCCATCACCTCGCGGCCGTCCTCGCGCTCGGTGACGGTGCCGGCGCCGTCGGGGTGCCGCTGGCGCTGCTGGGCCGTCAGGCCGCCGCCTTCTCCGGTTCGTCGGCGGGGGACCGCCCGGCCGGCAGGCCTCGTCGCCGGTCACCCCTGGCCGTGCTCCTGGGCGGGGACGGCGTACACCAGCAGGTTCCGCTGGTAGCCGCCGCGCTCGCGGTCGTAGGGGGGCGCGCAGGTGACCAGGGTCAGCACCGGCCGTCCGTGGCGCCGGAACACCTCGTCGGGGAGCCTGTCCTTGTCGACCACCTCGCGGGCCGTCACCTCGTACCTCACGGGAGGCGCGTCCTCGCGGGCGACGGTGACGTCGTCGCCCTTCCGGACCTCGTACAGCTTGGCGAAAGCACCCAGGTCGCCGGTGCGGTCGTCCACGTGGCCGATGAGGACGGCGGATCCGGCGGGGGCGCCCGGCGCGGGGCCGTAGCGGTACCAGCCGGCCCGCCCCGCGTTGTCGGGGATCTCCACCGTGCCGTCGTCCCTGACGCCGACGGCCTGGACCCGGGCGTCCAGGGAGACCCGTGGGACGCGCAGCGCCGTCGGCTCGGGTACGGGGCCGGACGCGTGCCCCGCCTCGCCCGGTCCGCTGTCGTGGACCCCGGACGAGGGCCCGGCCGTGGGCTCCTGGGCCTGCGGCCGGGCACCGAAGTCCGACGGCACCGGGGCTCCGGACGGCCACAGCGACCAGGCCAGCAGCGCCGCCAGGACGACGGCGGCGACCGCGGCGGCCCCGACGGCCGCCGCGGAGGGCCGCCCGCCCCCGAGGGGGGAGCGCATGACTGTCAGTCGCTGCGGGTGTACCGGCGGCGGGCGGCCAGCAGGCCGGCGACCGCGACGGCACCCGTGGTGCCCCAGGCGAGCCAGACGGTGGCGGACTCGTTGCCGGCGGCCATCGCGCCGCTCTCACCGGCGTCCACGCCGTTCGGCGCGGAGTCCATGCCGCTGATCGTCTGCGTCTTCAGCGCGAGGTTGTCGTCCTCGGCGCTGCCCCAGGCGTAGACGATGGTGTGGGCGCCCTCGGCGAGGTCGAGGGCGGCGGGGCCGATGGCCACGGTGCCGGTCCCGGCCAGGACGACATCGGCGTTCACCGTGCCGGCGGGCACCTCGAGCGACTTCTCGTTGGGATTGGTCAGGCCCTCGATGACCGGCTCGCCGTCCGCGCGGACGTCCACGGCGGGTGCCGCGGCCACATGGCGGACGGTCAGCCGCGACTGACCGGCCGGGACCTCGGAGGTGTCGTTGACGAACGCGGTGAGCACGGGGGTGCCCTGTGCGTCGAGGTGGGCTGCGAGCGTGGCGTTCGCCCCGGCCGGTATCTCGATGCTCTCCCGGATGGCGGCGTCGCCGTCGGGGCCCTCGCCGTCGGCGAAGACCTGGATGTCGTAGGTGCCCGGGTTCAGGGGCCGGGGTTCGGTCAGGGTGCCGGGCTCGAAGTCGGGAATCAGCTCGTTCCCGTTGGCGTACACGTCGACGGTGAGGCCCGGAACGCCGTGGAAGACGGTCACGGACGCCTTGCCGTCCTCCTGCGCCGTACCGCCCGCGAAGGCGGGGACGGCCACGGCGAGGGACAGCACGCAGGCACCGGCGGTGGCGGTGGCGGTCTTCCTGCTGCGCGAGTTCGTCATCGGAACTCCCTTCGTGGGGGACCCCGGCCACAGGTGGGGCCCGGCTTCCGGATGAGCGGCTTCTCGGACGCGTCGCGCGACGGGTTCTTCGGCCGGATGTCCGGCCGGTCCCCTGCCGGCGTGCGGCGGTCGTCGTGCTGTCGCGCGCTGCCGCGGCCGGTGTCACGGGTGCCGTGCGGGAGCGGCGCCACGGGTGAGGTCGGCTGTGCTGCCGGAAGTGGGGGCGGACTGCCCGGGCGGGTCCTCGAACGGGGCCCGGCGCCTCGGTCCCGGCCGCCGCGGGGCGACGCAGACGCTCCTCGTCGAGCGGCCCTCTCCCCCGTGGCGCCCGATCCACTATGGGGTGCCACGCGACGATGCGCCACTCGTGCACCCTGCGCACCGTGCATCCCTTGCGCACTCTGCGCACCGTGCATCCCTTGCGCACTCTGCGCACCGTGCATCCCTTGCGCACCCTGTAC includes:
- a CDS encoding class F sortase, which produces MRSPLGGGRPSAAAVGAAAVAAVVLAALLAWSLWPSGAPVPSDFGARPQAQEPTAGPSSGVHDSGPGEAGHASGPVPEPTALRVPRVSLDARVQAVGVRDDGTVEIPDNAGRAGWYRYGPAPGAPAGSAVLIGHVDDRTGDLGAFAKLYEVRKGDDVTVAREDAPPVRYEVTAREVVDKDRLPDEVFRRHGRPVLTLVTCAPPYDRERGGYQRNLLVYAVPAQEHGQG
- a CDS encoding DUF4397 domain-containing protein translates to MTNSRSRKTATATAGACVLSLAVAVPAFAGGTAQEDGKASVTVFHGVPGLTVDVYANGNELIPDFEPGTLTEPRPLNPGTYDIQVFADGEGPDGDAAIRESIEIPAGANATLAAHLDAQGTPVLTAFVNDTSEVPAGQSRLTVRHVAAAPAVDVRADGEPVIEGLTNPNEKSLEVPAGTVNADVVLAGTGTVAIGPAALDLAEGAHTIVYAWGSAEDDNLALKTQTISGMDSAPNGVDAGESGAMAAGNESATVWLAWGTTGAVAVAGLLAARRRYTRSD